The sequence ATCTCGGGCTCCCCTCCAAGGACGGTCCGGTGGACGGACTTGAAGATGTTCACAAAGCGGTCGTTCTCCCTGACGACGTAGGGAAGCATATCCGGCGTCGGTCTCTCAAACTTCGAGACCCTGATGTTCCCCTTCAGCTTTATCCTCCCCGCAAGGTTGAGAAGCTCGGAGCTGACCCTCTCCCAGTCCTCGCCGATGACTACGTGTCTGTCGATTATCGCCCTGGCATAGTCCGGGACGCTCAGGCCGTCGGCCGAGCCCTCAATACTAAGGGTGCAGTACGAGCCTGCCCCCAGCTTCCTGTGGTTCCTGAAGCGTATCTTCCAGAGGGAGCCGACGAACCTTCCCAGTTCCTCTATGGCGTTGAGCCCCTCGTGTGGCCTCGCCGCGTGGGCCTTCTTCCCGAAGACCTCCACCTGAACGACGAACCTTCCCCTGGCGCCGAGCATGAGCCTCTCGTTCGTCGGCTCGGCGACGAGAACAACGTCAGCCCTGTCCAGCTTCCCACTTCGTATCAGCTCCCAGGCACCCCTGGAGTAGCCCTCCTCATCGACGACTGCGGTGAAGATCACGGTGGGCCGCTCCTTTCGGGGAAGCTCCGCCATCTCAACGAACGCGGCCAGGAGCGCCGCAAGGCCCGCCTTCATATCCGCACTGCCCAGGCCGTAGAAGCGGTCGCCCTCCAGCTCTCCCTTTGGGTTCTTCGTCCAGCCGGGGGACAGGTTGACGGTGTCCATGTGGCCGTTCAGAACGACGGTGTAGCTCCTCCCAGGAAGATGGGCTATCACGTCGCTCCCAAAGCCCTCAACGGGAAGGAGCTCTACATCAAAGCCGTGTTCCTCGAGAAACGAAGCGATGAATCGGGAGATTTCCTCCTCTTTCCCAAACGGGGAGCTTATGGACACCAGTTCCTTCAGGAGATCAAATTCCATATAATCCTCACCGAATGATAAAAACAACAAAGTACTTAAGTAATTTTCCCCAATAACATTGAACAAAATTTGACCAAAGTCCCAGTTTTTTTCAATAAATGCCAAAGGAATCCCTGAATTCCACGGGAAAGGATTATACATCTATCAAGGCGAGTACTAAGCCCACAGCACTCACGAACGGATGTATTTCAGCCAATATACCATCGAGCAGAAGGTAACGCGGCAGGGGAACCAGAAACGGTGAATGTACCAAGAACAGGAAGTTTGTTTTCTGGTGGACCGGGCGGGATTTGAACCCGCGGCCTCCGCCTTGCGAGGGCGGCGCTCATACCAGGCTGAGCTACCGGCCCACACCCGGTATTAGGAACCGGCCCTGGGTTTAAAAGCTTTTGGTTCCCTCAGCTTCTTCTGTTTCCATATCAATGTCAAAGACTTAGAATCACCAAAGCCCTTTTAACTCATACATGCCAACAAACCCCGGTGGTGGGATGGACCCCCTAACGTTTCACAGGGACAACTTCATAGGGAACGGAAAGATAGAGGTAATACCCAAGGTTCCCCTCACGGGAGAGAGCCTCAGCCTCGCGTACACGCCAGGTGTAGCGGAGGTTTCGCGAAGGGTAAGGGAAAATCCCGAGGACGCCTTTGAATACACCAACCGCGGAAACACGATAGCCGTCGTGAGCGATGGAACGCGGGTCCTGGGCCTCGGGGATACAGGGCCCCTCGGGGCACTCCCGGTCATGGAGGGGAAAGCTTTGCTCTTCAAGGCCTTTGGGGGAGTTGATGCGTTTCCCCTAGTGGTGGACGAGAAAAACCCGGACCGCCTCATCGAAGTTATAAAAGCCGTTTCACCCTCCTTCGGGGGAATCAACCTCGAGGATATCTCCTCCCCGAAATGCTTCTACATCCTTGAGAGGCTGAGGAAAGAGCTCGAAATTCCCGTCTTCCACGACGACCAGCAGGGAACCGCGAGCGTCGTCCTAGCGGCGCTCATAAATTCGCTGAAGGTGGTCGAAAAGAAGCCTGGCGAAATCACGGTCGCGCTCTTCGGGGCGGGGGCAGCGGGATTCGCCACCCTCCGGCTGATCACGAAGGCCGGAATACCCCCTGGGAACGTCCGCGTTGTCGAGCTTGTGAACGGGGAGCCGAGGATTTTAACACCGGACCTTCCGCTTGAGGAGATCTTCCCATACCGCGGCGGGCTTCTTGAAAAGACCAACGCCGAGGGGGTTGAGGGGGGTCCGGAGGAGGCGCTGAAGGGTGCGGACGTGATGATATCGTTCACGAGGCCCGGGCCGGGGGTGATAAGGGGGGAGTGGGTAGCGGGCATGGCCGACGACGCAATAGTATTCCCGCTCGCCAATCCAACGCCGGAGATACTCCCGGAGGAAGCCAAAAAGGTGGGCGCAAGGATCGTGGCCACCGGCAGGAGCGACTACCCGAACCAGGTGAACAACCTCCTGGGCTTCCCGGCGATTTTCAGGGGGGCCCTCGACGTGAGGGCCAGAACCATAACGGACGGGATGGTCATCGCCGCCGCACTGGCCATGGCGGAAACAATCGAACCCGACGAGGACGAGATAATCCCCTCACCATTCCATCCCGACGTCCACCCGAGGGTCGCGAGGGCGGTTGCAGAGGAAGCGATGCGCGAAAACGTTGCAAGGATACGCGTGAGCGGGGAAGAGGTGGAGGAGAGGCTGAGGCGCTGGAGGGAGTTCTACGAGCGGGAGATAGCGCCCCTCAACG comes from Thermococcus celericrescens and encodes:
- a CDS encoding M20 family metallopeptidase, coding for MEFDLLKELVSISSPFGKEEEISRFIASFLEEHGFDVELLPVEGFGSDVIAHLPGRSYTVVLNGHMDTVNLSPGWTKNPKGELEGDRFYGLGSADMKAGLAALLAAFVEMAELPRKERPTVIFTAVVDEEGYSRGAWELIRSGKLDRADVVLVAEPTNERLMLGARGRFVVQVEVFGKKAHAARPHEGLNAIEELGRFVGSLWKIRFRNHRKLGAGSYCTLSIEGSADGLSVPDYARAIIDRHVVIGEDWERVSSELLNLAGRIKLKGNIRVSKFERPTPDMLPYVVRENDRFVNIFKSVHRTVLGGEPEIIYGRSVGDFNYFGTYLNKPTLVYGPVGGNWHGSDEWVSVESLRRVKRVYVEFLKALV
- a CDS encoding NAD(P)-dependent malic enzyme, producing MDPLTFHRDNFIGNGKIEVIPKVPLTGESLSLAYTPGVAEVSRRVRENPEDAFEYTNRGNTIAVVSDGTRVLGLGDTGPLGALPVMEGKALLFKAFGGVDAFPLVVDEKNPDRLIEVIKAVSPSFGGINLEDISSPKCFYILERLRKELEIPVFHDDQQGTASVVLAALINSLKVVEKKPGEITVALFGAGAAGFATLRLITKAGIPPGNVRVVELVNGEPRILTPDLPLEEIFPYRGGLLEKTNAEGVEGGPEEALKGADVMISFTRPGPGVIRGEWVAGMADDAIVFPLANPTPEILPEEAKKVGARIVATGRSDYPNQVNNLLGFPAIFRGALDVRARTITDGMVIAAALAMAETIEPDEDEIIPSPFHPDVHPRVARAVAEEAMRENVARIRVSGEEVEERLRRWREFYEREIAPLNDRRGSYR